The Enterococcus rotai genome includes a window with the following:
- a CDS encoding MucBP domain-containing protein, with protein sequence MTKKKRLQKALTEEKYKCRMVKSKKNWVIKGMLFSTLLVSGMSIQTNVYADEWFANSPESIQIEEGATSYTLKSGDTLWAISQVTNIKVETLAEINNINLTNGDHYALEIGRVIHFDGNHITILDKDGNVVADKVLDDNDKVDSSKSFANQNSDIPKNPVLADTDGNVKTQVETNLNQNSDENLNSKNNMSGNNQNGNSNQTDTGNNNGQEINKPTNPEKPTTPEKPVNPEKPTEPEKPEVKPEVKPEVKPEVKEYNVTVIYKDTEGNVLDKDADVKVEEGKSFTATAKTFEGFTLQGQPTQTVKVNADKVITFTYKKNAETPIPAEKFDVTIMHVDTDGNTIADTNTVKVEDGESYTATAETITGYTLQGETTQTVVVSKNTTIKFVYSKNTAPVEKFDVTVQYLDENGENIAYTSVSENIEKGQVFTATAKTIDGYTVIGDTTQTLTVTGNTTIKFIYKKDATPVTKFNVTVEYKDVEGNVLDTDTPVEVEEGKTFTASAKTITGYTLQGADTQTITVNGDKTLTFVYEKDETPVVVDKTTLQTTVNNVKDTQKSNYTNDSWTEFETALGVANSVLSDAGVTQAEVDQANTNLQNAYNNLEEKAPEVNKFMVTVNHKDTDGKMLETEVPVEVEEGKQFTANAMALTGYTLQGATTQTVTVTGDTTITFTYKKDEVIPPTMVTIDVEHVDTEGNVLGTNVPVQVEQGKSFTALSSTFAGYTVQGEYTQTVTADVDKTVTFVYKKDVVTPPEQNVSEVEQAIASQALGLINAHRQSNGLIGLNNQSALQQGADVRSEEIFTLYEHTRPNGEDGADAPYDYGYENVVFAENIGMYNNPSSLEWLAQNGASIVVNAWINSPGHNANLLLNGINEGSVGIHLEENGSGKYTMGSVFLGAKNYSKPTKTRSVTVPKEQRELKFNIQETVEIPEELPKETTQEIETTEETKVEQTESSKQEATEGTIETTVEVTEETTDTEAKQEVEEQVSEIETVNKSQLLEAYNLALTLDESNYNVHSWSTLMIKLADAKYVYDNPDVSQSDINNVVLKLQQAINNLV encoded by the coding sequence ATGACAAAGAAAAAACGTTTACAAAAAGCATTAACGGAAGAAAAATACAAATGCCGTATGGTTAAATCTAAAAAAAATTGGGTTATAAAAGGTATGTTATTCTCAACTTTATTGGTTAGTGGAATGTCGATTCAAACCAATGTTTATGCGGATGAATGGTTTGCCAATAGTCCAGAATCAATCCAAATTGAAGAAGGAGCAACTTCCTACACCTTAAAAAGTGGGGATACTCTATGGGCAATTTCGCAAGTAACTAACATAAAAGTGGAAACGTTAGCAGAAATTAACAACATTAATTTAACAAATGGTGACCATTATGCCCTTGAAATTGGAAGAGTTATCCATTTTGATGGCAATCATATAACAATTTTAGATAAAGATGGTAACGTTGTAGCTGATAAAGTCTTGGATGATAATGATAAAGTAGATAGCAGCAAGTCATTTGCAAATCAAAATTCTGATATTCCAAAAAATCCTGTATTAGCAGATACGGATGGTAATGTAAAAACACAAGTAGAAACTAATTTGAATCAAAATTCAGATGAAAATCTAAACTCTAAAAATAATATGAGTGGAAATAACCAGAATGGCAATTCAAATCAGACAGATACTGGAAATAATAACGGTCAAGAAATCAATAAACCAACCAATCCAGAAAAACCAACAACGCCAGAGAAACCAGTAAATCCAGAAAAACCAACAGAACCTGAAAAACCAGAAGTAAAACCAGAAGTAAAACCAGAAGTAAAACCAGAAGTAAAAGAATATAATGTGACGGTTATTTACAAAGATACTGAAGGAAATGTGTTGGACAAAGATGCGGATGTGAAAGTAGAAGAAGGCAAATCATTTACAGCAACTGCAAAAACATTTGAAGGATTTACGTTGCAAGGTCAACCTACACAAACAGTAAAAGTAAATGCAGATAAAGTAATTACATTTACGTATAAGAAAAATGCAGAAACACCAATTCCTGCGGAAAAATTCGATGTAACAATTATGCATGTGGATACTGATGGCAACACTATTGCAGATACAAACACAGTTAAAGTAGAAGATGGAGAATCTTATACAGCAACTGCAGAAACTATCACTGGATATACTCTACAAGGAGAAACTACACAAACAGTGGTGGTTAGCAAAAATACAACAATCAAATTTGTATATAGTAAAAATACTGCACCAGTAGAAAAATTTGATGTAACAGTACAATATTTGGATGAAAATGGAGAAAATATTGCTTATACTTCTGTATCAGAAAATATCGAAAAAGGACAAGTATTTACAGCAACAGCAAAAACTATTGATGGTTATACAGTAATTGGGGATACTACACAAACACTAACGGTTACTGGAAATACAACAATTAAATTTATCTACAAAAAAGATGCAACACCAGTAACTAAATTTAACGTAACAGTAGAATACAAAGATGTTGAAGGAAATGTATTGGATACAGATACACCAGTAGAAGTAGAAGAAGGAAAAACATTTACTGCAAGTGCAAAAACAATTACAGGATATACTTTACAAGGAGCAGATACACAAACAATTACTGTAAATGGAGATAAAACATTAACATTCGTGTATGAAAAAGATGAAACACCTGTAGTAGTAGATAAAACAACACTACAAACAACAGTAAATAATGTAAAAGATACTCAAAAGAGTAACTATACTAACGATAGTTGGACAGAGTTTGAAACAGCATTAGGTGTGGCTAATAGTGTGTTATCTGATGCAGGAGTAACACAAGCTGAGGTAGACCAAGCAAACACAAATTTACAAAATGCTTACAATAATCTAGAAGAAAAAGCACCAGAAGTAAACAAATTTATGGTAACTGTAAATCATAAAGATACAGATGGAAAAATGTTGGAAACAGAAGTACCAGTAGAAGTAGAAGAAGGAAAACAGTTTACAGCAAATGCAATGGCACTTACAGGTTATACATTACAAGGAGCAACTACACAAACAGTAACAGTAACTGGGGATACGACAATTACTTTCACATATAAGAAAGATGAAGTAATTCCACCAACAATGGTTACAATTGATGTAGAGCATGTGGATACTGAAGGTAACGTATTAGGAACGAATGTACCCGTACAAGTAGAACAAGGAAAAAGTTTTACAGCATTATCAAGTACCTTTGCAGGATATACAGTACAAGGTGAATATACACAAACAGTAACAGCAGATGTTGATAAAACAGTAACATTTGTTTATAAGAAAGATGTGGTAACACCACCAGAACAAAACGTATCAGAAGTAGAACAAGCAATTGCAAGCCAAGCATTAGGTTTAATCAATGCACACCGTCAAAGCAATGGATTAATTGGACTTAATAACCAGTCAGCACTACAACAAGGAGCAGATGTACGGTCTGAGGAAATCTTTACCTTGTACGAACACACTCGCCCTAATGGAGAAGATGGAGCAGATGCACCATATGATTATGGCTACGAAAATGTAGTATTTGCCGAAAATATTGGGATGTATAACAACCCAAGTAGTTTGGAATGGTTAGCCCAAAACGGTGCAAGTATCGTAGTTAATGCATGGATTAATAGTCCAGGGCATAATGCCAACTTGCTATTAAACGGAATCAATGAAGGTTCAGTGGGTATCCATTTAGAAGAAAATGGCAGTGGTAAATATACAATGGGAAGTGTATTTTTAGGAGCTAAAAATTACTCAAAACCAACAAAAACACGTAGCGTAACTGTTCCAAAAGAACAAAGAGAATTAAAATTCAACATCCAAGAAACAGTAGAAATTCCAGAAGAATTGCCAAAAGAAACAACACAAGAAATTGAAACTACTGAGGAAACAAAAGTAGAACAAACAGAAAGTAGTAAACAAGAAGCAACTGAGGGCACAATTGAAACTACTGTTGAAGTAACAGAAGAAACTACTGATACTGAGGCAAAACAAGAAGTTGAGGAGCAAGTATCAGAAATTGAAACAGTAAATAAAAGTCAACTGCTAGAAGCTTACAATTTAGCATTAACACTAGATGAATCAAACTATAATGTACATTCTTGGTCAACACTAATGATTAAATTAGCCGATGCTAAATACGTATACGACAACCCTGATGTTTCGCAATCAGATATTAATAATGT
- a CDS encoding recombinase family protein, protein MAKTIAYGRTSTNKQDLGIEVQLEAFKPFKPDKIFTEQVSGRKTDREELTKALKKLETGDTFLIYRIDRLSRSVRQLINLEADLRERNIHLKIIHENIDTSTAMGRLIFNILATFAEMESENVSLRTKSALQQAKKNGVILGKKRIDEETEQKIVEMYISGNYILQEIAEYCDVCLKTIYNVRKRNNLLN, encoded by the coding sequence ATGGCAAAAACCATAGCATATGGAAGAACGAGCACTAATAAACAGGATTTGGGAATAGAAGTACAGTTAGAAGCATTTAAACCTTTTAAACCAGATAAAATTTTTACTGAGCAGGTATCTGGAAGAAAAACTGATAGAGAAGAACTAACTAAAGCTTTGAAAAAATTGGAAACAGGTGATACATTTTTAATTTATCGGATAGACAGATTATCAAGAAGTGTAAGGCAATTAATAAATCTAGAGGCGGATTTAAGAGAAAGAAATATCCATCTAAAAATAATCCATGAAAATATTGATACCAGTACTGCCATGGGTAGGTTAATATTTAATATTTTAGCAACATTTGCCGAGATGGAAAGTGAAAACGTATCATTACGTACAAAATCGGCATTACAGCAAGCAAAAAAAAATGGTGTGATTTTAGGTAAAAAACGAATCGATGAAGAGACTGAGCAGAAGATAGTAGAAATGTATATTAGCGGGAATTATATCTTACAAGAAATAGCAGAATATTGTGATGTTTGCCTTAAGACTATATACAATGTACGAAAAAGAAACAATTTGTTAAACTGA